In the Streptomyces sp. NBC_00193 genome, GCCATGACCACCCAGCTCCGGTCCGGGCCCTGGCCCACGTCCGCCCTGGTGGCGCCGAGGCCGAGCAGCCTGGTCACCTCGTCCTCGGTACCGGCGTCGATCGGGCTGACGTCGAGGTGCAGCCGGTTCTTCAGGGTCTTACCCTCGGGCACCTGGACGAACACCAGGGTGGGCGGCATCGAGCCGGCCCGGACGCCCTCCACGGTCGGCTCCCAGGAGCCGATCTCGACCATGTCCTCGCCCCGGTCGATCACCTTGTACTCCAGGACCTCGCACCAGAAGGCCGCGAGCCGCTCGGGATCGTGGCAGTCGACGGACAACTCGGTGAACCTGCTCGTCATGAATCTCCTAGATGGTGCGGACCCGCAGCAGCGCCCGCGGCGCCGACGGCCCGCCAGTGTCACCCGTCCGGCCGTACGACCGCCACCGGGTTTCCGCACGGCCGCCTCCGCCGCCTCAACCCACCCGTCAGACTGACGGAAATCGAACTCAATTCACCTCATACGACCTGGAGTTCGATCCGCAACACCCTATCCGGCGGGCTCCGACCCCCGTTGGCGTCCACTTGCCCCGAAACCCGCGTGTACGGCTCACCGGCTGCGCCACTATGGCGCCCGGAAAGCCGCACCGGCCACAAGCCGAACAGCCGCATACGCGAGGCAAGGGACAACCGCATGAGACTGACCGACATATCGCTGGACTGGCTGCTGCCCGGCAGCCTGCTGATCCTGGGCGTACTTGCGGCAGTGGCGGTACTGGCCCGGGGCAAGCGCGAAGGCGAGAAGGCGGGGGTGGCCGAGGACAGCTGGGAGCGCAGCGAGGAGCGGCGGCGGCGCAAGGAAGCCGTCTACGGGACCGCTTCCTACGTCCTGCTCTTCTGCTGCGCGGCGGTCGCCGCGGCGCTCTCCTTCCACGGACTGGTCGGCTTCGGCCGGCAGAACCTCAACCTCTCCGGGGGCTGGGAGTACCTGGTCCCCTTCGGTCTCGACGGTGCCGCCATGTTCTGTTCGGTGCTCGCCGTCCGCGAGGCCAGCCACGGCGACGCGGCCCTCGGTTCGCGCATGCTGGTCTGGCTGTTCGCCGGAGCCGCCGCCTGGTTCAACTGGGTGCACGCCCCCCGCGGCCTCGGCCACGACGGCGCTCCGCAGTTCTTCTCCGGTATGTCGCTCTCGGCGGCCGTGCTCTTCGACCGCGCCCTGAAGCAGACCCGCCGGGCCGCACTGCGCGAACAGGGCCTGATTCCGAGGCCGTTGCCGCAGATCCGGATGGTCCGCTGGCTGCGGGCGCCCCGGGAGACCTTCGGCGCGTGGTCGCTGATGCTGCTGGAGGGGGTCCGTACGCTCGACGAGGCCGTGGACGAGGTGCGCGAGGACAAGAAGGAGAAGGAGAACGACCGACACCGCCGGCGGGAGCAACACCGCCTGGACCGGGCGCACATCAAGGCGCTCGGCCGGCAGAACCGGGCGTTCGGGCGCGTGGCCCGCGCCCGTCAGGTCGAGGTGCCGGGGCTGGCCCCCGGAGCGGGCTCCGCGCCGGTCGGCGCGGAGCCGGCCATAGCGGAAACCGGACAGCTGCCCCTACGGCGCCGGCCCTCCCTGCAGGCCGTGAGCGGAACCGAGCCCGCTAACACGACCGACCTGGCAACCGGTCCCCGGACGGTGGACCTCACCGCCGAGGACGATACGCAGACGCTCCCCCGGCTCGACTCCCTGGAACGCAAACTGAAGGACCTGGAGCAGCAGTTCGGCTGACGGGTCCGATGCGTCCGATGCCGTCGACGTGACGGGCCCCGGCCCGTCCGGGAGCGGCGTCGCGGGGTCCGCCCGGTTCACTCAGGCGGGCCCCGCCTCCTTCGCTCCGTCGAGCTCGAACCACACCACCTTGCCGCCGCCCAGCGCGAGCCCGAGCGCGTCCACGCCCCAGGCGTCGGCGAGCGACTGCACCAGTACCAGTCCCCTGCCGTGCGTACCGTCGTCGGCGGACGGTACGTGCGGCCGGGGCCGGCGGGCGGCGTAGTCGCGGACCTCCACCCGCAGCCGGTCGGCGGCGAGCGTCGCGGAGACCTCGGCACCCTGATCGGTGTGGACGAGGGCGTTGGTGACGAGCTCGGTGATCAGCAGCTCGGCCACCTCGGCGGCCTCCGCCTTGCACCGGTGGCGCATCAACTCCCGTAAATCCCTGCGGACTTCTCCCACCGCTTTCAGATCGGCCCGCCGCACGCTCCGGGTGATCCCCGACGCGTCCACGGCCGTCCCCTCCTCGGCCGACGGTTCGCGCGGCACCGGCCGCCCTCTCCGCCACAGCTTCCCGGCCTTCGCCCCCACCCGCACGGCGATGTACCTCCCGTATGCCCGCTGCCCGACGGCCCGCCTGTCGAACAGGCCTACGGGATGCATGCCCCCCGGGGGAATCCGCACGCATTCGGACTCAAGGGCGCGGCACGTTACGGAGGTTGGATCGCGCCATCTGGATCATCCGGCCCACCCCGCCGTCCAGCACGATCTTGCTGGCCGAAAGTGCGAATCCGGTCACCATTTCAGCGCTGATCTTCGGCGGAATGGACAGGGCGTTGGGGTCCGTGACCACGTCCACCAGAGCGGGTCCCTTGTGCTTGAAAGCATCCCTCAAAGCGGCTGTGAGCTGCTTGGGCTTCTCCACCCTGACCCCGTACGCGCCCGCCGCGCGGGCGATCGCGGCGAAGTCGGGGTTCTTATTCGTCGTTCCGTACGAAGGGAGGCCGGAAACCAGCATCTCCAACTCGACCATACCGAGGGATGAGTTGTTGAAGAGGACCACTTTGACGGGGAGGTCGTACTGCACCAGGGTGAGGAAATCTCCCATCAGCATGGAGAAACCGCCGTCGCCCGACATCGACACCACTTGACGTCCGCGATCGGTGAACTGTGCGCCGATGGCCTGCGGAAGGGCGTTGGCCATGGAGCCGTGACTGAAGGAGCCGATGATGCGGCGCTTCCCGTTCGGGGAAAGATAGCGCGCGGCCCATACGTTGCACATGCCTGTATCCACGGTGAACACAGCGTCTTCGTCGGCGAGTTCGTCGAGCACCGCGGCCACGTACTCGGGGTGGATGGGCGTACGCTTCTCGACCTTGCGCGTGTACGCCTTCACCACTCCCTCCAGGGCGTCCGCGTGCTTCTTCAGCATCCGGTCGAGGAACCGGCGGTCCGTCTTGGCCTTCACCCGGGTGTTCAGCGCGCGCAGGGTCTCCCGTACGTCGCCCCAGACCGCGAGGTCCAGCTTGGAGCGGCGGCCGAGGTGTTCGGGCCGGATGTCCACCTGGACGATCTTGACGTCGTCGGGGAGGAAGGCGCTGTACGGGAAGTCCGTGCCGAGCAGGATCAGCAGATCGCACTCGTGGGTGGCCTCGTAGGCCGCGCCGTAGCCGAGCAGCCCGCTCATGCCGACGTCGTACGGATTGTCGTACTGGATCCATTCCTTGCCGCGCAGGGCGTGCCCGACGGGGGCCTTGACCCGGCCGGCGAACTCCATGACCTCCGCGTGGGCGCCGGCGGTGCCGCTGCCGCAGAACAGGGTGACCCGGTCGGCCTCGTCGACGAGCCGGACCAGCTTGTCGATCTCGCCGTCGCCGGGCCGTACGGTCGGCCGCGCGGTCACGAGGGCCTGCTGGATGCTCTGCTCCGGGGCGGGCAGGGAGGCGATGTCCCCGGGCAGCGACACCACGCCGACGCCGCCGCGTCCGACGGCGTGCTGGATGGCGCTCTGCAGCACGCGGGGCATCTGCCGGGGGTTGGAGATCAGCTCGCTGTAGTGGCTGCACTCGGTGAACAGCCGGTCGGGGTGGGTCTCCTGGAAGTAGCCGAGGCCGATCTCGGAGGACGGGATGTGGGAGGCCAGCGCGAGGACCGGGGCCATGGAGCGGTGGGCGTCGTAGAGCCCGTTGATCAGGTGGAGGTTGCCGGGGCCGCAGGAGCCGGCGCAGGCGGCGAGGGAGCCGGTGATCTGGGCCTCGGCGCCGGCCGCGAAGGCGGCCGTCTCCTCGTGGCGCACCTGGATCCACTCGATGCCGCCGGTGCGGCGGATGGCGTCGACGACGGGGTTGAGGCTGTCCCCGACGACTCCGTACATCCGGCGCACGCCGGCGCGCACGAGGATGTCGATGAACTGCTCCGCCACGTTCTGCTTGGCCATGGAGGGGGCGCCCTTCCCTTTTCCGGTGCGGCTCTGCCGGGTGCGCCTCCCATCCACGCATGATCCGCCGGGTTACGCCTCCCAGACCGCGGCGGCCGTCCGGTCGTCGGCGTACCCCTTGAGGCGCAGCTGGGTGTCCGCGAGGAAGGCGGCGAGGCCCGGTGGGGGTGCGTCGGCCCAGCGGGCGGCGAGCTCGGCGGAGAGCGGCTCCTCCTCGCGCATCGGGTCCGCGAGGCCGCCGGAGCACAGGAGCAGGGTGTCGCCGGGGCGGGCCACGGAGGCCCGGAAGCGGAAGCGGAATCCGGCGGGCGGGACCGGCGGGGCCTGCGGGGCCGGGGCGGGCTCCTCCAGGTCCCGCCACTGTCCGTCCCGGAGCCGGAACAGCCCGCCCGCGCCCGCGCCGAAGCAGACCCGGGTCCGGCAGCCGGGGTCGACCGGGAGCAGTACCCCGCGCAGCCCGGCCGTGTAGCCGTCCTCCGGGAGCCCGAGCTCGGCGGCGCGGGCGCGCAGCTGCCCGTAGCCGCGGTCGGTGAGCCGCTGGAGCCCCGAGCGCAGGGCTTCGCGCCGCCCGTCCCGGATGTCCTGCGACAGCCGCTCCTGGCTCCGCCCCACGGCCGCGGCGACGGAGCGGCACACCTCGGCGGCGGCTTCGGCGGCCCCGGGCGCGGCGCGGTCGCCTCCGGCGAGGACGACCAGGACCAGCGCGTCGGGGCCGGTGCCGAAGCGGGCGGTGAGCAGGAAGTCCCGCCGGGCCTCGCCCCGGAACCGGGCGGAGTCCCCGCGCACGGAGGCCGCGCGCAGCGTGTAGCCGCCGTACTGGGCCCCCTCCAGCACGGTGTCGGGGGTCAGGGCGACGAGCCCGGCCGGGTCGGCGGCGGGCAGCGCGATGGGCTCGGCGGCGTAGGTGGGCGGCCGGTCCCCCAGATGCGCCACCACGGGCCGCGGCACCCCCGAAACCCCGGGACCGACGTCTGCACCGCCCCCGGAGGCGGGAGCGGCCCCCCAGCCCGACCCGGAACCGGGATGCGATCCCAGGGCGAAGCCGGTGCGGATGCCCGTCCCGGGATCAGAATCGAGGCCGGGGCCGACACCGGGACCGGACACGGGAACGGGCCCGGAGCCCGTCCCGGGCCCGAACCCGGAAGCGGGACCGACGCCGGAGGCGGACCCAGGAAGGTCCCCGGAGCCGGAACCGGAGCCCGGATCGGAGCCCGGCCCAGGACCGAACCCGGAGCCGGAGCCGGAACCGGAGGCCGGATCGGAGCTAGAGACGGGACCGAACCCGGAAGCGGGACCGGAAGCAAGGCCAGTGCCAGAACCGGGGCCGGACCCGTGGCCGGAAGCGGGCCCCGGAGCGAGGCCGGTGTCGGGGCCGAGGCCGGAACCGAACCCGGAGCCGGGACCGGGGGCCAGGCCGGTGTCAGGGCCAGGACCGGACCCGTGGCCGGAAGCGGGTCCCGGAGCGAGGCCGGTGTCAGGGCCGAGGCCGGAAGCGGGACCGGGGGCCAGGCCGGTGTCAGGGCCGGGGCCGGACCTGTGGCCGGGGATCGCACCGGACTGGGGGCCAAGGCCCGACCCTGGAGCGGAAGCAAGGCCGGACCTGGGATCGGGGCCCGGACCGGAATCGGGCTCGGCCCCAGCCACGGCCCCCTGGGTCGGAGCAGAAGGGACGCCGGACCCTGACGCCGGACCGGAGCCCGGGCCGGCACCGGCACCCTGCGGCGAGCCGGTGCCCGGGCCCGTCCACGGATCGGCGTCGGCGCCCGCACCGGGTGCCCGGCCGGATCCCGCCGGGGCCGGGTGCACGGCTCCGCCGTACGTGCCGTCGGGGCCGCTCGCGGACCCTGCCGGGTCCGGCCCCGGGGGCGCAGCCGGCGGCGGCGCCTCGTCCCGTGGGCCCCAACTCCAGTCGGTCGGTTCCCCCGGGTCCTCGGCGGGCAGCGCGGGCGGGACGGCGACGCTCCCGAGCGCGTACCAGGTCTGGCCGCCCTCCCGGGGATCCCGCGGCGGCGGCAGCACCGAGCCGCCGTACGCGTCCTCCGCCAGGGCCTCCGGCCGGGGGCCGGGCACGGGAGGCTCCGCCTCCACCTCAGGCATCGGCCCGCCAACGGCCACGGGCGGCTCCGCTTCCGCGACGGGCTCCGGCACCGGCACCGGCACCGGCCCGGGAGCAACCACGGACGGCTCCGCCTCCGCGACGGGCTCCAGCTCCGGATCCGGATCTGCATCCGCATCCGCTGCCTCGTGCCCCGTCAGGGGAACCGGCTCTCTCCGGGGGTTGGGTACCGCGGACGGCGACGGGGTCGGCGTCGGGGCCACCAGCACCGCCGCCGAGCGGAAGCGGTGCTCCAGGGTGTCCCGGGGGTCGGGTTCCGGCCCCCCGTCGGGGTCCTCGTAGAGCTTCTGCCACCAGTCATCCGCGCCCGCGTCCCGCTGACTCATGGCCCTCATTGTCGGGCTCCGGCGCAGCCGAAATCCGGCGAACGCGGGAAAAAGGGGGGCCCATCGGACCGCCGTCCGATGGACCCCCCTGCTCTATGTCGTACGACTTAGCGAATGTCGTACGCCCGCGCGACCATCTGGGTGACGGTGGCGCCGTTCTTGTCGGTCAGCTCGACCTTGAGCATGACCTGCTTGCCCGCGGCTCCGGCGTGGTCCACGGTCGCGGTCCACTGCCCGCCGCGCTCGCCGACCTTCGCCTCGTTCCAGCTGCCGCCCTCGTCGTACGAGTACGACAGCTTCGCCGAGGCGAGCGCGCCGGGCGCGTAGCCCGCGTGCCCGCTGACCGAGAGGCCGATCTTCTGGCCGTTGGCCGCGGCCAGCGTCTTCATGCCGTCCAGCGGGGCCGAGATCCGCGGGAAGATGACCGGCAGCGCCTGCGAGTACTGCGCCTCGTCCAGCTTCGAGCGGAAGGTCCAGGTGGTCTGGATCCCGGAGGAGCGCTGCCAGGTGCGGGCCGGCTGGCCGAACTTCTCCAGGTACTGGGTCAGTTCGTACGTGGCCTCGCGGGCCGGGACCTCGAAGGCCCCGAACGGGTAGCCGGTGTCGCCCAGCGACTCGCCGTCGACCTTGAGCGAGACGTTGCCGAGGTCGCCGAAGCCGCCCTGCTGCGCGTAGTGCCCGGTGTCGCCCCACATGGCGGAGGCGAAGCCGATCAGGTTGCCCTGCCGCTCGGCGGCCAGCTGCTCCTTGCCCGCGGTGTCGCGCGGCGCGACCGGGCCGATGACCCCGTCGTACCAGTTCTCCGTGCGCCGGGAGCCCGCCTTGTACGTACGGTGCTGGTCGGTCATGAACTCGCCCCAGGGGAAGCTGCTGGAGACCATGTGGTCCCAGGCGGTGTCCCCGGCGGAGTAGTACTCGGTGCGCTTGCCCGGTACCGCGACGGTGTCGATGGAGCCGAAGTACACGGCGTTGCCGAGCGGGCGGTAGGCCCCGGTCACGTCGACGTAGTCGGCGGCGACGCCCATCGACTGGTAGGCCGATTCGACGGTGCCCAGCTCGCGGTCGCGCACCCGGTAGGTGCGGTCCCCGTGGACCTGGCCCTTCTCGATCTGGGCGAGGTTGTAGATGTACGGGCTCTTCGCGCTGCCCTTCCAGCTCAGCGTGACCGGGCCCTTGCCGAGCTTGGCCAGCAGGGCCTGGCCCTCGCCCGCCTCGACGGACAGGGCCGGAAGCGCGCCGCCCGCGTAGCCGGTGAAGCCCTGCCAGCGGCCGGGAGCGTCGCGGTAGGCGAGGACGGCCTTGGCGCCGGCCGCCTTCGCGTCGTTCGCGATCCCGTACAGCGCGCCGTCGGCCACCTTGACCAGGACGATCGCGCCCTTGGCGGCGACGGCGGCGAGCTCCTCCGGGGTGCCCGTGCCCGCGTTGACGAGCGGGGCGCTGCCGACACCGTCGAGGTTGTCGCTGCCGGTGGAGGCGGTGATCGGGTGCAGCACCGGGCCGCCGGAGGCCTTCAGCTCGGAGAGCAGCGGTGCGGCCGCCCGCCAGTAGCTGCCGAACTCGAAGTCGCCCTCCTTCGCCGTTCCGTCGACCGAGGCGTAGTAGCCGCGGATGGTGCGGCCGCCCGCCGCGGTGCCCGCGTGCTGCCAGGCGTCGCCCCAGGAGCGGGAGAAGGCGAGGGTGGTGGCGCGCGCCTCGGCGGGCTTGTCGGTGGCGATGTTCAGCTTGGCCGCCTTGCGGGCGTCCAGCACGATCACCGTGTCCTTCTTGATCTCCGTCTGCGGACGGCCGAGGTAGGTGAGCGAGTCGTACATCCGCTCGCCCTCCCCGGCGTCGGGGGTGCCGACGAAGGCGGAGAGGAAGTACGAGCCCGGGCGGACCCGGTAGACCTGGTCGGCGGCGCCCTCGTTGAAGCGGCGCTCACCGGTGGCGTCGTCGGTGCCGATCAGGTCCAGGGAGGACGGGCCGGCGGCCGGCTTGCCCGCGCGGTCGAGGAGCTTGACGCGCACCGTCACCGTCTCCGGCTCCACGTAGAGGGAGAAGGGGGTGGAGACGTGCACGCCGTTCGCCGTGGCGACGACCCGGCCGGTGACGTCCCCGTACTGGGAGCGCTCCAGCTTCGCGGCGGGGTCCAGGGCGAGCGGCACCTTGACGGTGGCGCCGGCCGGGACGGTCACGGTGCGCCTGTCCAGCCGGGCGACCTGGCTGCGGACGGCGGAGCCGTCGTTGCCGGTGACCTTCTGCACGGAGAGGTTCAGCGTGACGGGCTCGGTCCCCGTGTTGGTGTACGGGACCTCGATGCCGGTGCGGTCGCTGCGGTCCTGCGGCCAGTTGAAGGTGCCGCCCTGGAGCGCGGGGGCGCTGGTGACGGTGGTGTCGATGGCGGCCTTGACGTCGAGCCGGCCACCTCCGGTCTCCCGTACGTCGCCCGGGACCGCGGTGTTCGCGGAGCCGACGAGCGCGGCCTTGATCTGCTGCGGGGTCCAGTCGGGGTGGCGCTGCTTGACGATGGCGGCGGCGCCCGCGACGTGCGGGGTGGCCATCGAGGTGCCGGACATGGAGGTGTACGCGTACACCCCGCGGCCGCCCATGGCCGCGGCGGAGATCTGGACGCCGGGGGCGGCGATCTCGGGCTTGAGGGTGTGGTTCAGCCCGGCCGGGCCGCGGCTGGAGAAGGAAGCCGTCTTGTCGTCGCGGTCGACGGCGCCGACGGTCAGCACGCTGGGCGCGCAACCGGGCGAGGAGACGGTGTTGTTGCCGGGCCCGGAGTTGCCGGCGGCGATGACGAAGAGGGTGTTGCTGCTCTGCGCCAGCGCCTCGGTGGCAGCGGCCATCGGGTCGTCGCAGGAGAGCTGGGAGGGGTCGCCCAGGCTCATGGAGACCACGTCGGCCTTGCTGTCCACGGCCCACTGCATGCCCGCGATGATCCAGGAGTCCAGGCCGTAGCCGGAGTCGTTGAGGACCTTGCCGCTGAGCAGCTGGGCGCCGGGGGCGACGCCCTTCTTCGCGCCGGCGCTCGCGGCGCCGGAGCCGCCCACGGTGGAGATGGTGTGGGTGCCGTGGCCCTGGCGGTCCGCCGCGGTGTCCGAGTCGGTGAAGTTCTTGGCCTCGGCGACCCGGCCCTTGAGGTCGGGGTGTTCGAGGTCGGTGCCGGTGTCGAGGACGGCGACCTTGGTGCCCGTGCCGTCGAATCCGGCGGCCCACGCGGCGGTGGCGCCCACCTGCTTGGTGGAGCGCTCCAGGTTCGCCTGGACCTTGCCGTCCAGCCACAGCTTCTTCAGCGGGGCGGAGGCGGCCGAGCGGGCGCGCGGGTCGACGTTCGCGCCGGTGACGTCGGCCCAGAAGTCGGAGGCCTTCTCCTTGTCGGCGGCGAGCGCGACGCCGCCGATGGAGCCGAGGACGAGCGACTGCTCGGCGCCGCGCGGAACGGGCGGGGCGCTGCGCGCGAGGCCCGCGGAGCGCTCGTACACGGCGATCAGCGGGAGCTTCTTGGCGTGCGTGTCGTCGTAGCCCTGCCGGATCAGGCCGGTGACGTTGAAGAGTTCCTCGTCGACCTTGCCCGCGGCGAGGGCCTTGACCGCGCTCTCGGGGTAGACGTAGAGGTCCTTGCCCGCCTGGCGGGTCTGCACGATCGGCTGCGAGCCGTCCGCGCGGGGCATCGCGGTGGCGGCCGTACGGCCCTGCGCGTCGGTGGACACCAGGATCCGGTCACCGGTGACCAGGGTCACCGTCACGGGACCGGTGGGCTGCTTCGCGGCCTCCTGGCTCCCGGTGAGGGCCTTCTTTGCCGTTCCGGATCCTGCTCCGGACGCTCCATCGCTCGGCTGCGCCGTGGACGGGCCCACGGCCGTGACGGCCAGGACGGCCGCGATGGCCGCTCCCAGTGCCGTACGCGATATCGGGCGCATCGCTCTCCCCAGATGAATTCCGGCCAACTACTGCATTGCACGGCGAAAATGCCGCGTAAATGGCTTCTGGCCAGCGGATGTTGGTGCTGCGGTGGCGCCACCTTGGCAGAGGGACGCCGGGTGCGGCGATGATGTCGGCGGCGGGTTTGCGCCGTGGCCGCTTCCCGCCAGGAACGGCTCCGAGAGGGTTGGGTGAACGAGTTGCTGGGTGCGATAGGCCTCGACGAAGGACAGGAGTCCGCTTACCGCGCGCTGGTCGCGCTGGGGGCGGCGGAGATACCGGACCTCGCGCACCGGCTGACGCTGCCGGTGCGGCAGACCGAACGGACCCTGCGCCACCTGGAGCGCCACGGGCTCGCCGCCCAGTCCTCGGCCCGCCCCGGCCGGTGGGTGGCGGCCCCGCCCGGGGTGGCCCTGGGGGCCCTGCTCACCCAGCAGCGGCACGAACTGGAGCAGGCGGAGCTGGCGGCGGCCCTGCTGGCGGAGGAGTACCGGGCGGAGGCCGCGGAGCCGGCCGTGCACGACCTGGTGGAGGTGGTGACGGGCGCCAGCGCGGTGGCCCACCGCTTCCACCAGCTCCAGCTCGGCGCCGTGGAGGAGGTGTGCGCGCTGGTCAGCGGCCGGCCGCAGGTGGTGACGGGGACGGACAACGACGCGGAGGACCGGGCGGCCGTACGGGGCGTCGCGTACCGCGTGGTCATCGAGCGGGAGGTGCTGACCCTGCCGAGCGGGATCCGCGAGGCGTCCACCGCGCTGGCCCGCGGCGAGCACATCCGGGTGTCGGCCGCGGTGCCGACCAAACTCGTCATCGCGGACCGGTCGCTCGCGATGGTCCCGCTGACGGCGCGCGGCGCGGAGCCGGCGGCGCTGGTCGTGCACGCGTCGGGGTTGCTGGAGTCCCTGATGGGCCTCTTCGAGGCGGTCTGGCGGGAGTCGCTCCCGCTGCGGCTGGGCTCCACCGGGGCGCCGGAGGAATCCGATGGCGGACCCGACGCCACGGACCTGGAGATCCTCACCCTCCTGCTGGCGGGGATGACGGACGCGAGCGTGGCGAAGCACCTGGAACTGGGCCTGCGGACGGTGCAGCGGCGGGTCAAGGGCCTGATGGAACTGTCGGGGGTCACGACCCGGCTCCAGCTCGGCTGGCACGCGTACGAACGGGGCTGGGTGGCCCGGTAGCCCCAGGTCAGGCACGCTGAGCAGATGGATCTGCCTCAGCTGCCCCAGTTGCTGCTGGTGGGGCTGGTGCTGGTGCTCGGATTGCTCGCGGTACTGGTCCCCGGCGCCCCCGGCACCCTCCTCGTCTGGGCCGGACTCCTGTGGTGGGCGCTGCACGAACGGACGTCGGCGGCCTGGGGCCTGCTGGCGGGCGCGACGGCACTGCTGCTGGTCGTCCAGGTGGTGAAGTGGCAGCTGCCCCCGCGACGGCTCCGGGGGGTCGGCGTCACCCGCCGGATGGTCGTGTACGCGGGTGCGGGGGCGGTACTGGGCTTCGTGCTGCTCCCGGTCGTCGGCACGGTCCCCGGCTTCGTGGGCGGCATCTACCTCTGCGAGCGGCGCCGCCTGGGCACCCACGGGGAGGCGTGGGCGTCGGTACGGGCGGTGATGCGGGCGGTGGGGACGAGCGTGCTCGTGGAGCTGTTCGCGTGCCTGCTGGTGGTGGGGGCCTGGGTGGGCGCGGTGCTGTGGGCGTAGCCCGGCGGCCTCGGGCTCGGCCCTAGTCCGCCGACTGGGGCTTACGGCGTAGGCCCGACTAGGCCCTCGGCCCGATGCGCCGCGCGGGCCCGGCTGGGATCGTCTGTCCCATGACGGAGTCGAGTTTCCAGGGTTTCAAGGGTTTCAGCGAGGCCGAACTGACCTACCTGCGTGCGCAGCACCTGGGCCGGCTCGCGACGGTGGACGCGGCCGGGCAGCCCCAGGCGAACCCGGTGGGGTTCTTCCCGCAGGACGACGGCACGATCCTGGTGGGCGGACTGGCGATGGGCACGACGAAGAAATGGCGCAACCTCACCAAGAACCCCCGGCTGTCCC is a window encoding:
- a CDS encoding DUF456 domain-containing protein, with the protein product MDLPQLPQLLLVGLVLVLGLLAVLVPGAPGTLLVWAGLLWWALHERTSAAWGLLAGATALLLVVQVVKWQLPPRRLRGVGVTRRMVVYAGAGAVLGFVLLPVVGTVPGFVGGIYLCERRRLGTHGEAWASVRAVMRAVGTSVLVELFACLLVVGAWVGAVLWA
- a CDS encoding PPOX class F420-dependent oxidoreductase, translated to MTESSFQGFKGFSEAELTYLRAQHLGRLATVDAAGQPQANPVGFFPQDDGTILVGGLAMGTTKKWRNLTKNPRLSLVVDDLVSTRPWTVRGIEIRGHATLEVGPHSLGPHFSPEVIRIHPDRVLTWGLTD